One stretch of Candidatus Leptovillus gracilis DNA includes these proteins:
- the priA gene encoding primosomal protein N', with translation MAMYAVLVINVDAPLEGTFHYHIPTDLAAQLRLGHLVEVEFGRRLAQGIVVAFDETAPVAETKPIIALVDSAPVLWPWQIALAQWMSQEYLAPLNGCLRLMLPPGLTRQADVVVDVNPYWDGAGRLTDLQQQLVDLLRQKGDMRGRQIQRALPKTDWKTAVTQLTNRNILRKASVLDPPRARPKEIKTAQLCAGPARVEAALRQLGRPNKQADILFYLADLDDPLPEETAVLAATTATTKHLEQLAAAELIVIADCGLRISEALDPQSAIPNPQSISLAIPHRDVLRHALRLRGAETYYQIITLLTKAAQPVAISDVYAVTGANLNHLKKLAKLDLIRLGSEEVWRDPLADRDFIPADAPQLTMDQARAWGRVKMAMIEAEDEDDQMTGWQGDDATASESPGPLATPTPPHPFLLHGVTGSGKTEIYMRAIEFALARGQQAIVLVPEIALTPQTVRRFAARFPGRVAVLHSRLSDGERYDTWRRARLGLFDIVVGPRSALFTPLPDIGVIVVDEEHDPSYKQTPPVSPPYYHARETAVHLGRLLNATVIMGSATPDLVTYHRAQGGRYQLLELPKRVMGHRHRLQSQAERLNLTSRYVQSGEDPDDALTIPLPPIQVVDLRQELRAGNRSIFSRVLAAAVTETLERGEQAILFLNRRGTATFVICRDCGYIARCPRCDLPLTFHRPHAALVCHHCGRQEPQPAECPVCGSKRIRYFGLGTEQVEEQVQQRWPTARITRWDRDTTAGRYAHEQLLGGFINHEADILIGTQMIAKGLDLPLVTLVGVISADVSLGLPDYRTGERAFQTLAQVAGRAGRGLLGGRVIIQTYQPEHYAIQAAAEHDYASFYIAEIRFRTQHSLPPFRRLAKLVLVDPINERGQREGETLAANLRRHARDLALAATEILGPTPPFFSRVDGRYRWQIIIRSPNPNRLLADFPVPANWSVDIDPESTL, from the coding sequence ATGGCTATGTACGCCGTTCTGGTCATTAACGTAGATGCACCCCTGGAGGGCACATTTCATTACCACATACCGACGGACCTGGCCGCCCAACTGCGGTTGGGACATCTGGTGGAGGTGGAATTTGGCCGCCGCCTGGCCCAGGGCATTGTCGTGGCTTTCGACGAGACCGCGCCAGTGGCCGAAACCAAACCGATCATCGCCCTGGTAGATTCTGCCCCCGTCCTTTGGCCCTGGCAGATTGCCCTGGCGCAGTGGATGAGCCAGGAATACCTGGCCCCGCTGAACGGCTGCCTGCGCCTGATGCTGCCCCCCGGTCTGACGCGCCAGGCGGATGTGGTGGTAGATGTGAATCCGTATTGGGATGGCGCCGGCCGTCTCACCGACCTCCAGCAGCAGCTTGTAGACCTCTTGCGCCAGAAGGGGGACATGCGCGGCCGCCAGATTCAGCGCGCTCTGCCGAAAACGGATTGGAAAACGGCCGTTACCCAACTAACCAACCGCAACATTCTGCGCAAAGCCTCGGTGCTGGACCCACCCCGCGCCCGCCCCAAAGAAATCAAGACCGCGCAGCTCTGCGCCGGCCCGGCGCGGGTGGAAGCTGCCTTGCGCCAGCTTGGCCGCCCCAATAAACAAGCCGACATCCTCTTCTACCTGGCCGATTTAGACGACCCGCTGCCGGAGGAAACGGCCGTACTTGCCGCCACCACCGCCACCACCAAACACCTGGAACAACTTGCCGCCGCTGAACTGATAGTGATTGCGGATTGCGGATTGCGGATTTCGGAGGCTCTTGATCCGCAATCCGCAATCCCAAATCCGCAATCCATCTCCCTCGCCATTCCCCACCGCGACGTTCTACGCCACGCCCTGCGGCTGCGCGGCGCGGAAACCTATTACCAGATCATCACCCTGCTGACCAAAGCGGCGCAGCCCGTGGCCATCAGCGATGTGTACGCCGTCACCGGGGCCAATCTCAATCATCTAAAAAAACTCGCCAAACTAGACCTGATTCGTTTGGGTTCCGAGGAGGTGTGGCGCGATCCTCTGGCCGACCGCGACTTCATCCCTGCCGATGCGCCGCAGCTAACCATGGACCAGGCCCGCGCCTGGGGTCGGGTAAAGATGGCGATGATTGAAGCGGAAGATGAAGATGACCAGATGACTGGGTGGCAAGGTGACGACGCGACTGCCTCTGAGTCACCCGGCCCCCTTGCCACCCCCACACCCCCACACCCCTTCCTCCTCCACGGTGTGACGGGCAGCGGCAAGACAGAAATCTACATGCGGGCGATTGAGTTTGCCCTGGCGCGGGGGCAGCAGGCCATTGTGTTGGTCCCGGAAATTGCCCTGACGCCGCAGACGGTGCGCCGTTTTGCCGCCCGTTTTCCAGGGCGGGTGGCCGTGCTGCACAGCCGCCTGAGCGATGGCGAACGTTACGACACCTGGCGGCGGGCGCGGCTGGGCTTGTTCGACATTGTGGTCGGGCCGCGCAGCGCCCTGTTTACGCCGCTGCCAGACATCGGTGTGATTGTGGTGGACGAGGAACACGACCCCAGTTATAAGCAGACGCCGCCGGTGTCGCCGCCATATTACCACGCCAGGGAAACGGCCGTTCACCTGGGGCGACTCCTCAACGCCACCGTCATCATGGGCAGCGCCACGCCGGATTTGGTGACCTACCACCGGGCGCAGGGCGGTCGTTACCAACTGCTGGAGCTGCCCAAGCGGGTGATGGGCCATCGCCATCGCCTGCAAAGCCAGGCCGAGCGCCTGAATCTAACCTCGCGCTACGTCCAATCCGGCGAAGACCCCGACGACGCCCTGACCATCCCGCTGCCGCCGATCCAGGTGGTGGATTTGCGCCAGGAGCTGCGGGCGGGCAACCGTTCCATATTTAGCCGGGTGTTGGCAGCGGCCGTAACCGAAACCCTGGAGCGCGGCGAACAAGCCATCCTCTTCCTCAACCGACGCGGCACAGCCACCTTTGTCATCTGCCGCGACTGTGGGTACATCGCCCGCTGTCCGCGCTGCGACTTGCCCCTGACTTTCCATCGGCCGCACGCCGCCCTGGTGTGCCACCACTGCGGCCGCCAGGAGCCGCAGCCGGCCGAGTGCCCGGTGTGTGGCTCCAAACGCATCCGCTATTTTGGCCTGGGCACGGAACAAGTGGAGGAGCAGGTGCAGCAGCGTTGGCCCACGGCCCGCATCACCCGCTGGGACCGGGACACGACAGCCGGCCGTTACGCCCACGAGCAGCTTCTGGGCGGTTTCATCAACCATGAGGCCGACATCCTCATTGGCACGCAAATGATCGCCAAAGGGCTGGATTTGCCGCTGGTGACGCTGGTGGGCGTCATTTCGGCCGATGTGTCGTTGGGGCTGCCGGATTATCGCACCGGCGAACGGGCGTTTCAGACGTTGGCTCAGGTCGCCGGGCGCGCCGGGCGAGGGCTGCTGGGTGGGCGGGTTATCATCCAGACCTACCAGCCGGAGCATTACGCCATCCAGGCCGCCGCCGAACATGATTATGCCAGCTTTTACATCGCCGAGATCCGCTTCCGCACGCAGCACAGTCTGCCGCCATTCCGCCGGTTGGCAAAGCTGGTGTTGGTAGACCCGATCAACGAGCGCGGCCAGCGGGAGGGAGAAACATTGGCGGCCAACCTGCGCCGCCACGCCCGCGACCTGGCCCTGGCGGCCACCGAGATTCTGGGGCCGACGCCGCCATTTTTTAGTCGGGTAGACGGCCGTTACCGCTGGCAGATCATCATCCGCTCCCCCAACCCCAACCGCCTGCTGGCCGATTTCCCCGTGCCCGCCAACTGGTCCGTAGACATAGACCCGGAAAGTACGCTGTAA
- a CDS encoding acyl-CoA dehydrogenase family protein, which yields MFDFITDEHKMIQQAARDFAQNEIAPIAEHHDETGQFPIETVRKMGQLGFMGIEVPEEYGGAGMDTLAYSLALTEICKVDASHGTVMSVNNSLYCHGLLKFGTEAQKQKYVAPIASGAKIGAYSLTEPMSGSDAGTMASRAVLNEAGTHYVINGRKSWVTSAPYADYIVLFTMTQPEKQHKGVSAFIIETDKPGFSRGKTEPKLGIRASATSEIIFDNYECPVENRLGAEGEGFKIAMTVLDAGRIGIASQALGIAEAALEASVAYAKEREAFGQKIGQFQMIQQKLADMKCRVDASRLLIYQACLAKKQAMKGNGRYSMEASMAKLFASESAMYVTTEAIQIHGGMGYSKEMPLERYFRDAKITEIYEGTSEIQRMVIARSLTGLR from the coding sequence ATGTTTGACTTTATAACCGACGAACACAAAATGATTCAGCAGGCCGCGCGCGACTTCGCCCAAAACGAGATCGCGCCCATCGCCGAACACCACGACGAAACGGGCCAGTTCCCTATCGAGACGGTGCGCAAAATGGGACAGTTGGGCTTTATGGGCATTGAAGTGCCCGAAGAATACGGCGGCGCGGGCATGGACACCTTGGCTTATTCGCTGGCCCTGACGGAAATCTGTAAGGTAGACGCCAGCCACGGCACGGTGATGTCGGTGAACAATTCGTTGTACTGCCATGGCCTGCTGAAGTTTGGCACGGAAGCGCAGAAGCAAAAGTATGTTGCGCCCATCGCCAGCGGCGCGAAAATTGGGGCCTACAGCCTGACAGAGCCGATGAGCGGCAGTGACGCCGGGACGATGGCCAGCCGGGCGGTATTGAATGAGGCCGGCACGCATTATGTGATTAACGGCCGTAAATCCTGGGTCACCTCCGCGCCTTACGCCGACTACATTGTCCTCTTCACCATGACCCAGCCAGAGAAGCAGCACAAAGGCGTCAGCGCTTTCATTATCGAAACCGACAAGCCCGGTTTCTCACGCGGTAAAACGGAGCCAAAGCTGGGCATCCGCGCCAGCGCCACCAGCGAAATCATTTTCGACAACTACGAGTGCCCGGTGGAAAATCGGCTGGGCGCGGAAGGGGAAGGCTTTAAAATCGCCATGACGGTGTTGGACGCCGGGCGCATCGGCATTGCCTCACAGGCGTTGGGCATCGCCGAAGCGGCGTTGGAGGCCAGCGTGGCCTACGCCAAAGAACGGGAAGCGTTTGGGCAAAAAATCGGCCAATTCCAGATGATTCAGCAGAAATTGGCCGATATGAAGTGCCGCGTAGACGCCAGTCGGCTGCTTATTTACCAGGCGTGCCTGGCCAAAAAACAGGCGATGAAGGGGAACGGCCGTTACTCCATGGAAGCCAGCATGGCCAAATTGTTCGCCAGCGAAAGCGCCATGTACGTCACCACCGAGGCCATCCAGATTCACGGCGGCATGGGCTACAGCAAAGAAATGCCCCTGGAGCGTTACTTCCGCGACGCCAAAATCACCGAAATCTACGAAGGGACCAGCGAAATCCAACGCATGGTCATCGCCCGCAGCCTGACCGGCTTGCGCTAA
- a CDS encoding YggT family protein, whose product MIILLQLVNLVYYALVILIFARFVFSWVRVDPYHPTWGPLARFVYQATEPLLEPIRRVLPPQGGLDFSPMVLLFGIYILRIILFSLL is encoded by the coding sequence ATGATTATTTTGTTACAGCTTGTGAATCTGGTTTATTACGCTCTGGTCATTCTGATTTTTGCCCGCTTTGTCTTCTCCTGGGTGCGCGTTGATCCGTACCACCCCACCTGGGGGCCGCTGGCGCGCTTTGTTTACCAGGCCACCGAGCCGCTGCTGGAACCGATCCGCCGCGTGCTGCCGCCCCAAGGCGGCCTCGATTTTAGCCCGATGGTTTTGCTGTTTGGCATCTACATTTTGCGCATCATCCTCTTCAGCCTGCTGTAA
- a CDS encoding YggS family pyridoxal phosphate-dependent enzyme yields the protein MNELAQRYTAVLNRITAAAQRAGRSPEAVTLVAVSKTWPAETVLAAYEVGMRHFGENRPEELAAKRTAVEAALGPDNGIIWHQIGTLQSRKTGLTAVHADVFHALDRLKIANRLAREVGENGRILPTFLEVNVSGETSKSGFDVSKWQEDATQQARIRTIVQALVNLPALSVHGLMTMAPWQAPEDEIRAVFRQTRLLAHWLNQVEPALQLTGLSMGMTDDFEIAIEEGATHVRVGRALFGTRT from the coding sequence ATGAACGAACTTGCGCAGCGTTACACGGCCGTTCTCAATCGCATCACCGCCGCCGCCCAACGGGCCGGCCGGTCGCCGGAAGCTGTCACCCTGGTGGCTGTGAGCAAAACCTGGCCGGCCGAGACGGTTCTGGCTGCTTACGAAGTGGGGATGCGCCACTTTGGCGAGAACCGACCGGAGGAATTGGCGGCAAAACGAACGGCCGTTGAAGCCGCGTTAGGACCAGACAACGGTATCATCTGGCATCAAATTGGCACGCTGCAAAGCCGCAAGACAGGGTTGACGGCCGTTCACGCCGACGTATTCCACGCCCTGGACCGCTTGAAGATTGCCAACCGGTTGGCGCGCGAGGTGGGGGAGAACGGCCGTATCTTGCCCACCTTCCTGGAGGTAAACGTTTCCGGCGAAACCAGCAAATCCGGTTTCGACGTGAGCAAGTGGCAAGAAGATGCAACGCAGCAGGCCAGGATACGTACTATCGTGCAGGCGTTGGTCAATTTGCCCGCTCTTTCGGTGCATGGGTTGATGACCATGGCCCCCTGGCAGGCGCCCGAAGACGAGATTCGCGCCGTGTTTCGCCAAACCCGGCTGCTGGCGCACTGGTTGAACCAGGTCGAACCGGCTCTCCAGCTAACCGGCCTGTCTATGGGCATGACCGACGACTTTGAAATTGCGATTGAAGAAGGGGCGACCCATGTCCGTGTGGGCCGTGCCCTGTTTGGCACACGGACCTGA
- a CDS encoding PQQ-dependent sugar dehydrogenase, translating into MKYQTPFIGLFVLLHVLVGCGQTAVSPAAQPTAVSQADTAVPQPTATSIPATATPLPAPVMATAVPTDTPAGPTATPTSVWINPTPTVDPSIPAAPPPPEGSVAQPPYAASECSDKYPCNEDVAAWEARIQVPPGFQATYFARIDGQPTTMAFGPDGLLYVAVQAGTIYRLDSEGNSRAYVGGYTTPTGIAFHPITGELYVASRAVEENVDGESVISIVNKGRIIEELPCCYTYYHAANGIAFGPDGYGYVGVGGRADHGEILGTNEQDELHPYEAAILRFNADGSEVEVYARGIRNPYDIAWDGNGDLWATDNAPDYGPPEELHRIVPGAEHGYPWYDCEVCFQPPPGIEVLPPDYTFVAHSSPTGITAYTSGAFPGYYNTMFITLWSAFPGAQSVVAVTPNGDQYDFSLGYAAPIDVVVGPDGNLYVADWATGIIFQISYIGQ; encoded by the coding sequence ATGAAATACCAGACACCTTTCATCGGCCTATTCGTTTTACTGCATGTATTGGTTGGTTGTGGGCAAACGGCCGTATCCCCGGCAGCCCAACCAACGGCCGTCAGCCAGGCTGATACGGCCGTCCCCCAACCCACTGCTACGTCCATCCCGGCCACCGCCACGCCGCTGCCGGCGCCGGTGATGGCAACGGCCGTGCCCACAGACACCCCGGCCGGCCCCACCGCCACGCCCACCAGCGTCTGGATCAATCCCACCCCAACCGTGGACCCATCTATCCCGGCGGCCCCGCCGCCGCCCGAAGGCAGCGTGGCGCAGCCGCCCTATGCCGCCAGCGAGTGCAGCGACAAATACCCTTGTAACGAAGACGTGGCCGCCTGGGAAGCGCGCATCCAGGTTCCACCTGGTTTTCAGGCGACTTACTTTGCCCGCATAGATGGCCAGCCGACCACCATGGCCTTTGGTCCCGATGGTCTGTTGTACGTGGCCGTGCAGGCTGGCACAATTTATCGCCTGGACAGTGAGGGTAATTCCCGCGCTTATGTCGGCGGTTACACCACCCCCACAGGAATCGCCTTCCACCCCATCACCGGCGAGTTGTATGTTGCCAGCCGGGCCGTGGAAGAAAACGTGGATGGCGAATCGGTCATTTCCATCGTCAACAAGGGGCGCATTATTGAGGAACTGCCCTGCTGCTACACCTATTATCATGCGGCCAACGGCATTGCTTTTGGACCTGATGGGTATGGCTACGTTGGCGTCGGTGGTCGGGCTGATCATGGTGAAATTTTAGGAACCAACGAACAGGACGAGCTGCATCCTTACGAAGCGGCCATTTTGCGCTTTAATGCCGACGGCAGTGAAGTCGAAGTATATGCGCGGGGCATCCGCAACCCGTATGACATTGCCTGGGATGGCAATGGTGATTTGTGGGCTACCGACAACGCGCCCGACTACGGCCCGCCGGAAGAATTGCACCGCATTGTGCCCGGCGCGGAGCATGGCTATCCCTGGTACGATTGCGAAGTTTGTTTTCAGCCGCCGCCTGGCATAGAAGTGCTGCCGCCGGACTACACGTTCGTAGCCCATTCGTCACCGACAGGCATTACGGCCTATACGTCGGGCGCTTTCCCCGGCTATTACAACACCATGTTTATCACTTTGTGGAGCGCATTCCCCGGCGCGCAAAGTGTGGTGGCCGTAACGCCGAATGGCGACCAGTACGACTTTTCCCTGGGTTATGCCGCGCCAATTGATGTGGTGGTCGGCCCGGATGGGAATCTGTACGTAGCCGATTGGGCGACGGGGATCATTTTCCAGATCAGCTACATTGGGCAATAG
- a CDS encoding D-tyrosyl-tRNA(Tyr) deacylase: MRALLQRVSRAQVTVDGVVVGAIGPGFVVLLGVTHTDTTAEADWLANKIAGIRLFEDAEGKMNASLVDVAGALLVVSQFTLYGDAQKGRRPSFTDAARPEQAEPLVDYFVKQLRRHGLTVATGIFGAAMAVDIHNDGPVTLLLEREHQ, from the coding sequence ATGCGGGCATTGTTGCAGCGGGTGAGCCGGGCACAGGTAACGGTGGATGGCGTTGTGGTAGGCGCGATTGGCCCTGGCTTTGTGGTTCTGCTGGGCGTGACCCACACAGACACAACAGCCGAAGCCGATTGGCTGGCGAACAAAATCGCCGGGATTCGCCTGTTTGAAGACGCCGAGGGCAAGATGAACGCCTCGTTGGTTGATGTGGCCGGGGCGCTGTTGGTGGTGAGCCAATTTACCTTGTATGGCGATGCCCAAAAGGGGCGACGGCCGTCGTTCACCGACGCCGCCCGCCCGGAACAAGCCGAACCCCTGGTGGATTATTTTGTCAAACAACTGCGGCGGCACGGTCTGACCGTCGCCACCGGTATATTTGGGGCCGCCATGGCCGTGGACATTCACAATGATGGCCCCGTGACCCTGCTGTTAGAACGGGAGCATCAATGA
- a CDS encoding tetratricopeptide repeat protein, with the protein MSKTTFSNPKTASAAGAPDQVKKLLLRGSELLRRGDIEQAARVLEKAYTLDETHPDVALNLGGAYILSNRFGQAVMILEALSQMEPYNAMVWTNLGAAYLGNPILARDPEHEKAITAFERALEINPIAPNVAYNLGLIFRDRQNYERARYWFGEAVKANPNDQDARNLLARLEAVAEEE; encoded by the coding sequence ATGAGCAAAACGACATTTTCTAATCCTAAAACGGCTTCGGCCGCTGGCGCGCCGGATCAGGTGAAAAAGCTGCTCCTGCGCGGCAGCGAATTGTTACGCCGCGGCGACATCGAACAGGCGGCCCGCGTGTTAGAAAAAGCGTATACCCTGGATGAAACCCATCCAGACGTGGCTCTGAATCTGGGCGGCGCATACATTTTATCCAACCGCTTCGGGCAGGCGGTGATGATTTTGGAGGCGCTGAGTCAGATGGAACCGTACAATGCGATGGTCTGGACCAACCTGGGCGCGGCTTATCTGGGCAATCCCATTTTGGCCCGCGACCCGGAGCATGAAAAAGCCATTACGGCCTTCGAGCGCGCGCTGGAAATTAACCCCATTGCCCCTAACGTGGCCTATAATCTGGGCCTGATTTTCCGCGACCGGCAAAACTACGAGCGGGCGCGCTACTGGTTTGGCGAGGCTGTCAAGGCCAATCCCAACGACCAGGACGCCCGCAATTTGCTGGCCCGCTTGGAAGCTGTGGCTGAAGAGGAATAG
- a CDS encoding AEC family transporter, translated as MNTIATVLWQNILPIFMVAGFGYALQRWQVVDKHTLSKTSLYILSPALVFASLVNSRLPGEELFALAAFAVVFITLMAVTAVLVGWGLGLPRRALVTLIIVTIFGNSGNYGLTLVQLRYGDDGLARAIVYFTTSTIVLYSAGIFLASMGELPWRQALGRMLRLPPVYAAFGAVLVYAFDWSIPAPLLRGVEVAGQGAIPVMLLVLGMQMEGFRGHITWRLTAPAVVLRLLVAPVVALLVAGLLGLTGLGRSASIVEAMMPTAVITIILATEFDLQPEAVTSIVVLTTLLSPFTIAATIALLGL; from the coding sequence TTGAACACCATCGCCACCGTCCTCTGGCAAAATATCCTGCCTATCTTCATGGTTGCCGGTTTTGGTTATGCCTTGCAGCGCTGGCAGGTGGTAGATAAGCATACGCTGTCTAAAACTTCCCTGTATATCCTCAGCCCGGCTCTGGTTTTCGCCTCATTGGTCAATTCCCGACTGCCCGGCGAAGAATTGTTTGCCCTGGCCGCCTTTGCGGTGGTGTTTATTACCCTGATGGCGGTTACGGCCGTCTTGGTGGGTTGGGGTCTTGGTCTGCCGCGCCGCGCTCTGGTGACGCTGATCATCGTGACGATTTTTGGCAACAGCGGCAATTATGGCCTGACGCTGGTGCAGCTTCGTTATGGCGACGACGGTCTGGCGCGGGCGATTGTTTACTTCACAACCAGTACCATTGTGCTTTATTCGGCCGGAATTTTTCTGGCGTCCATGGGCGAACTGCCCTGGCGGCAGGCGTTGGGACGAATGCTGCGGCTGCCGCCGGTGTACGCCGCGTTTGGCGCTGTGCTGGTCTATGCGTTCGATTGGTCCATTCCCGCGCCGCTGCTGCGCGGTGTGGAAGTGGCCGGGCAGGGGGCCATTCCGGTGATGCTGTTGGTGTTGGGGATGCAAATGGAAGGCTTTCGCGGGCATATAACCTGGCGACTGACGGCCCCGGCGGTGGTGCTGCGACTGCTGGTTGCCCCGGTTGTGGCGCTGTTGGTGGCCGGTTTGTTGGGCCTGACGGGCCTGGGCCGGTCCGCTTCGATTGTCGAAGCGATGATGCCAACGGCCGTGATCACCATCATCCTGGCGACGGAGTTTGACTTGCAGCCAGAGGCGGTTACGAGTATCGTTGTCCTGACGACATTGTTAAGCCCGTTTACCATTGCCGCCACCATTGCGCTGTTGGGGCTGTGA
- a CDS encoding HEAT repeat domain-containing protein, which translates to MKEEKIQLFSEVLDALLHNEQVPVHLLFRLSDMPMSAESRFFAAWPGAVDDRREEIMGHLVDLAEDNFAVDFTPIFKAGLSDPLAAVRVLALDGLWDATDVRLVAPILRLMQTDDNQDVRAAAARALAHFVLLAEWGQIPTRPLEPVIPALLAAYEDEATAVPIRRAALEALGAASHARVNALIEEAYEHDDPAMNLSAIFAMGNSADPRWLPTILEELGNPSADVRAEAATAAGSMGRSEAIPLLAELTHDEDDEVCAAAIAALGQIGGDQVKTLLTDLLEDPDFEDMHELVQESLESLLLLGGELDLMDYADDGDDGYDDDDLISEF; encoded by the coding sequence ATGAAAGAAGAAAAAATACAACTGTTTTCTGAAGTTTTGGACGCACTGTTGCACAATGAGCAAGTGCCGGTACACCTGCTTTTTCGCCTGTCGGATATGCCTATGTCGGCTGAGTCGCGCTTTTTTGCCGCCTGGCCGGGTGCGGTTGATGATCGCCGCGAAGAGATTATGGGGCATCTGGTTGACCTGGCGGAAGATAACTTTGCCGTTGACTTTACGCCTATTTTTAAGGCGGGATTGTCTGACCCGTTGGCTGCCGTGCGGGTGTTGGCTTTAGATGGCCTGTGGGACGCTACGGATGTGCGGCTGGTGGCGCCGATTTTGCGGCTGATGCAGACAGACGACAACCAGGATGTGCGGGCGGCGGCCGCCAGGGCGCTGGCCCATTTTGTGCTGTTGGCGGAGTGGGGGCAAATTCCCACACGGCCGTTAGAACCGGTCATCCCCGCATTATTGGCAGCCTACGAAGATGAGGCAACGGCCGTGCCTATCCGCCGCGCCGCCCTGGAAGCGCTGGGCGCTGCCAGCCATGCCCGCGTCAACGCCCTCATCGAAGAAGCCTACGAACACGACGATCCGGCCATGAATCTCAGCGCCATCTTTGCCATGGGCAACAGCGCCGACCCGCGCTGGCTGCCTACTATCCTCGAAGAATTAGGCAACCCGTCGGCCGACGTGCGCGCCGAAGCGGCCACCGCCGCCGGGTCTATGGGTCGCAGCGAAGCCATCCCCCTCCTGGCTGAGCTAACCCACGACGAAGACGATGAAGTCTGCGCCGCCGCCATCGCTGCTTTGGGGCAAATTGGCGGCGACCAGGTCAAGACCCTGCTTACCGATTTGCTGGAAGACCCAGACTTTGAAGACATGCACGAGTTGGTTCAGGAATCGTTGGAATCGCTCCTGTTATTGGGCGGCGAACTGGACCTGATGGATTACGCAGACGATGGCGATGACGGCTATGACGATGACGACCTCATCAGCGAGTTTTAG
- a CDS encoding site-2 protease family protein, which produces MSFLWAVAGFFLILTPIILIHEFGHFSAARLSKIRVEEFGFGFPPRAAVLGKHNGTIFTLNWLPLGGFVRPAGEDDPTIPDGLSAASKRARFFVLVAGAGANFIAALLAWWFAFSLGAPAVAISQVNPDSPAFTAGIIAGDVILEVEGEKADNTSVISGPMYAKGGQPVEMLISRNGEKMIVTVIPRVEGEYDPAVEGPIGVGLTMSDSGERITRGLGEAGMDAVNIFTEQFGLFFRVPAMLIRGDLSPSEARPVSIVGISQLAGEVTENSVANSTLFPLLHFFAFINVALGLTNLLPIPALDGGRIMFVLIEAVRGRRIEPEREGMVHVIGMLVLLSLMLFMIVQDIINPIIPF; this is translated from the coding sequence ATGTCGTTTTTATGGGCAGTTGCCGGATTTTTTCTTATTCTGACGCCGATTATCCTCATCCATGAATTTGGTCATTTTAGTGCGGCGCGCCTCTCGAAAATTCGTGTAGAGGAATTTGGCTTCGGTTTTCCGCCGCGCGCGGCCGTGTTGGGCAAGCACAACGGCACAATTTTTACCCTGAATTGGCTGCCTTTGGGCGGTTTTGTGCGGCCGGCCGGTGAAGACGACCCCACCATTCCTGATGGGTTGTCGGCCGCCTCCAAACGCGCCCGTTTTTTTGTACTGGTCGCCGGGGCTGGGGCGAACTTTATTGCCGCCTTGTTGGCCTGGTGGTTTGCTTTCTCTCTGGGCGCGCCGGCCGTCGCTATCTCCCAGGTTAATCCCGACTCGCCCGCTTTCACGGCGGGCATCATCGCCGGTGATGTGATTTTGGAAGTAGAAGGCGAAAAAGCAGACAATACCAGCGTCATTTCCGGGCCGATGTATGCCAAAGGCGGCCAACCGGTGGAAATGCTCATTAGCCGCAACGGCGAAAAAATGATTGTCACCGTGATTCCGCGCGTCGAAGGGGAGTATGATCCGGCCGTGGAAGGTCCTATTGGCGTAGGACTCACCATGTCTGATTCCGGTGAGCGCATCACCCGGGGCCTGGGCGAAGCGGGCATGGATGCCGTCAATATCTTTACGGAGCAATTTGGGCTGTTTTTCCGCGTCCCGGCGATGCTGATTCGCGGCGATCTATCACCCAGCGAAGCCCGTCCGGTTAGCATTGTGGGCATCAGCCAGCTTGCCGGCGAGGTGACAGAAAATTCGGTCGCCAACAGCACCCTATTTCCCTTGCTGCACTTTTTTGCCTTTATCAATGTCGCCCTGGGCCTGACCAATTTGCTGCCCATTCCGGCGCTCGACGGTGGGCGGATCATGTTTGTGCTGATCGAAGCGGTGCGCGGTCGGCGCATTGAGCCGGAACGGGAAGGCATGGTCCACGTCATCGGCATGTTGGTGCTGCTGAGCCTGATGCTCTTCATGATTGTTCAGGATATAATCAATCCGATTATACCTTTCTAA